One window of the Acidobacteriota bacterium genome contains the following:
- a CDS encoding glucose-1-phosphate thymidylyltransferase, which translates to MKGLILSGGKGTRLRPLTFTSAKQLVPVANKPVLFYGIETLAAAGIREIGIVVGDTRAEIETAVRDGSQWGVTVTYIEQDAPRGLAHAVLIAEPFIGNDPFVMYLGDNLLAKGIVPFVEEFATTRPAAQILLTPVPHPEQYGVAETDGDRVVRLVEKPKLPRSNLALVGVYMFGPAIFDSVRRIRPSFRNELEITDAIQDLIDRGLEVRRHVVDGWWKDTGRLEDLLEANRLILDTLTPRIDGAVDGESRLEGKVVVEPGAVISGSVIRGPVIIGHDARIRDAYIGPFTAIMRDVEIGGSEIEHSIVMEGSRITGLTDRVTDSLIGRGVTIVRRAGKPAALRFMLGDRSEVGLR; encoded by the coding sequence GCCAACAAGCCGGTGCTGTTCTACGGCATCGAGACGCTCGCCGCGGCCGGGATCCGCGAGATCGGCATCGTCGTGGGAGACACCCGAGCGGAAATCGAGACCGCGGTGCGCGACGGGTCGCAGTGGGGAGTCACGGTCACCTACATTGAGCAGGATGCGCCGCGCGGGCTCGCGCATGCCGTGCTGATCGCCGAACCGTTTATCGGAAACGACCCCTTCGTGATGTACCTGGGCGACAACCTGCTCGCGAAGGGCATCGTCCCGTTCGTCGAGGAATTCGCGACGACGCGCCCGGCAGCGCAGATTCTGCTCACGCCCGTGCCGCACCCGGAGCAGTACGGCGTGGCCGAGACGGACGGCGACCGGGTGGTCCGGCTGGTCGAGAAGCCGAAGCTCCCCAGAAGCAACCTGGCCCTGGTGGGCGTCTACATGTTCGGACCCGCGATCTTCGACTCGGTCCGGCGGATCCGGCCCAGCTTCCGGAACGAGCTGGAGATCACCGACGCGATACAGGACCTTATCGACCGCGGGCTGGAGGTCCGCCGGCACGTCGTCGACGGGTGGTGGAAGGACACCGGGCGCCTGGAGGACCTGCTCGAGGCCAATCGGCTCATCCTCGACACCCTGACCCCGCGGATCGACGGCGCCGTGGACGGGGAATCGCGCCTCGAGGGCAAGGTGGTGGTCGAGCCGGGCGCCGTCATTTCCGGGTCGGTAATCCGCGGCCCGGTCATCATCGGACACGACGCGCGGATCCGCGACGCGTACATCGGACCCTTCACCGCGATCATGCGCGACGTGGAGATCGGCGGCTCCGAGATCGAACACAGCATCGTCATGGAAGGCAGCCGCATCACGGGCCTGACCGACCGCGTCACCGACAGCCTGATCGGACGCGGCGTCACCATCGTCCGGCGCGCCGGCAAACCGGCCGCGCTGCGGTTCATGCTGGGCGACCGGTCGGAAGTGGGCCTTCGTTGA
- a CDS encoding dTDP-4-dehydrorhamnose 3,5-epimerase translates to MDGVRTKALRLIPDERGWLMEILRADDPLFEKFGQVYVSGTYPGVVKAWHYHRRQVDHFACVAGMIKLVLVDTREDSPTRGQVDEFFIGTRNPTLVQIPNLVYHGWKCIGPEPSIVVNVPSEPYRYDDPDEYRLDPHDTLPYDWSRKDG, encoded by the coding sequence ATAGACGGCGTCCGGACGAAGGCGTTGCGCCTGATCCCGGACGAGCGCGGATGGTTGATGGAGATCCTGCGGGCCGACGACCCGCTCTTCGAGAAGTTCGGACAGGTGTACGTGTCGGGCACGTACCCGGGCGTGGTCAAGGCGTGGCACTACCACCGCCGCCAGGTCGACCACTTCGCCTGCGTCGCCGGCATGATCAAGCTGGTGCTGGTGGACACGCGGGAGGACTCGCCGACGCGGGGACAGGTCGACGAGTTCTTCATCGGCACCCGGAACCCGACGCTGGTACAGATACCCAACCTCGTCTACCACGGCTGGAAGTGCATCGGCCCCGAGCCGTCGATCGTCGTGAACGTGCCGAGCGAGCCGTACCGCTACGACGATCCCGACGAGTACCGCCTGGACCCGCACGACACGCTGCCCTACGACTGGTCGCGCAAGGATGGTTGA
- the rfbB gene encoding dTDP-glucose 4,6-dehydratase, giving the protein MVEVLVTGGAGFIGSNFVHHALDAHPDWRVTTLDRLTYAGRRENLQDLDANSRHRFIHGDIADPAVAAPLVRDAEIVVHFAAETHVDRSLLSAGEFIRTDVHGTFVLLDAAREAPRLRCFVQISTDEVYGNVPEGASRETDELRPRNPYAASKAGADRLAYSYWASFRVPVVIARASNNYGPRQYPEKIVPLFITNAIDDQPLPLYGDGLNVRDWLHVDDHCRALDLLIARGRPGETYNIGGGNEVTNLELTQRILDRLDRPASLIRPVADRPGHDRRYCLDTAKLRALGWEPRTDFETGLSATVAWYANNESWWRPVREGSEAYRAYYARQYTRPG; this is encoded by the coding sequence ATGGTTGAGGTCCTCGTCACCGGCGGAGCCGGCTTCATCGGCAGCAACTTCGTCCACCACGCCCTCGACGCGCACCCCGACTGGCGCGTGACGACGCTGGACAGGCTCACCTACGCGGGGCGCCGGGAGAACCTGCAGGACCTCGACGCGAACTCAAGGCACCGCTTCATCCACGGCGACATCGCGGACCCCGCCGTCGCCGCCCCCCTCGTGCGCGACGCGGAGATCGTGGTGCACTTCGCCGCCGAGACGCACGTCGACCGCTCCCTGCTGAGCGCCGGGGAGTTCATCCGGACCGACGTGCACGGCACGTTCGTGCTGCTCGACGCCGCACGCGAAGCCCCCCGCCTGCGCTGCTTCGTACAGATCTCGACCGACGAGGTCTACGGCAACGTCCCGGAAGGGGCGAGCCGGGAGACCGACGAGTTGCGGCCCCGCAACCCCTACGCGGCCAGCAAGGCGGGCGCGGACCGGCTCGCGTACAGCTACTGGGCCAGCTTCCGGGTGCCGGTGGTGATCGCCCGCGCCTCGAACAACTACGGCCCCCGGCAGTATCCGGAGAAGATCGTTCCCCTGTTCATCACGAACGCCATCGACGACCAGCCGCTGCCGCTCTACGGCGACGGCCTCAACGTCCGCGACTGGCTGCACGTCGACGACCACTGCCGGGCGCTGGATCTGCTGATCGCACGGGGCCGGCCCGGCGAGACCTACAACATCGGCGGCGGAAACGAGGTGACGAACCTCGAACTGACGCAGCGCATCCTCGATCGCCTCGACCGGCCGGCCTCCCTGATCCGGCCGGTGGCGGACCGGCCGGGCCACGACCGGCGCTACTGCCTCGACACCGCGAAGCTGCGCGCGCTGGGGTGGGAACCGCGGACCGACTTCGAGACGGGCCTGAGCGCGACCGTCGCGTGGTATGCGAACAACGAATCGTGGTGGCGGCCCGTCAGGGAGGGCAGCGAGGCCTACCGCGCCTACTACGCCCGGCAGTACACCCGTCCCGGATGA
- a CDS encoding glycosyltransferase, with product MPLQNPAVSSRPRVAGKFLQVGSERFLIKGVAYGTFAPDGDGYQFPPLARAAEDFALMARSGINTVRTYTVPREALLDAAADRELHVAVGVPWAQHVAFLDDRRLARAVRKDIVRDVRRLAAHPATLLVAIGNEIPAGVVRWHGASRIERFLREVYYEAKQAAPDALLTYVNYPPTDYLDLPFFDVCAFNVYLHRGDDLREYLAHLQVVAGNRPLLLAEGGADSLREGEEGQAALTAAQIRIAFEEGACGAVAFSWTDDWWRGGHAVDDWRFGLTDERRRPKPALADVALEFAAAGFPPDRRADWPRVSVLICARNAAETLDECLRSVAVLDYPDYEVIVVNDGSTDATGEIARRHPGVAVVDVPHGGLSAARNAALVRASGSVVAYTDADVRVDPAWLIYLVQPFLRSDVVGAGGPNVVPQDDPWMAQCVARSPGAPTHVLLDDRAAEHVPGCNMAYRRDALLAIGGFDPAYHAAGDDVDVCWRLQARGQQIGFAPSALVWHRHRSTMRGYWRQQVGYGEAETQLMDNHPERFLNGHAVWKGRIYSSLPFVRAISRVRVNAGVWGTAAFPSVYSAHIPSMTYAPHLMEWQIASVLLAGAAVASAWLGQPALAVVAGLAAFTGLAATLLKCVGYGRRTDVRGLPAIGPLGRPGSRILYRATIAWLHLLQPIARGWGRLRGKLWPPDVGTRRAAAATRSRAAGERIEIGRVIRLLCRGQDRMALWSERWVDRADLLTRITRGLQTRAVGRAIDAHDTWQQERDLAVATGRWGWLDLRTLLEEHEEGRCLFRVSARHRLAPFGAMVGMLTGAGLAGSLLLDIGSAAMLFLGSGVAAAAAMSRRIAQVDAGVRAVVEEVAGRQGMLVMRGKDLEARTPAAGAESARPFIRRPPLVGGSEPIAAGEAERADVLDLQPSGER from the coding sequence TCGGTGTCCCGTGGGCGCAGCACGTCGCTTTCCTCGACGATCGCAGGCTCGCCCGCGCGGTGCGGAAGGACATCGTCCGGGACGTGCGCCGCCTCGCCGCGCACCCGGCGACCCTGCTCGTCGCCATCGGCAACGAGATCCCGGCGGGTGTCGTACGCTGGCACGGCGCGTCGCGCATCGAGCGGTTCCTGCGGGAGGTGTACTACGAGGCCAAGCAGGCCGCGCCCGACGCGTTGCTGACCTACGTGAACTACCCGCCGACGGACTACCTCGATCTGCCCTTCTTCGACGTCTGCGCGTTCAACGTCTACCTGCATCGCGGCGACGATCTGCGGGAGTACCTCGCGCACCTGCAGGTCGTGGCGGGCAACCGGCCCCTGCTGCTGGCCGAAGGCGGCGCCGACAGCCTTCGCGAGGGCGAGGAGGGGCAGGCGGCGCTCACCGCGGCGCAGATTCGCATCGCGTTCGAGGAGGGCGCCTGCGGGGCGGTGGCGTTCTCGTGGACCGACGACTGGTGGCGCGGCGGCCACGCCGTCGACGACTGGCGCTTCGGGCTGACCGACGAACGGCGCCGGCCCAAGCCGGCCCTGGCCGACGTGGCGCTCGAGTTCGCCGCGGCCGGATTCCCGCCGGACCGCCGCGCCGACTGGCCGCGGGTCTCGGTGCTGATCTGCGCCCGCAACGCGGCCGAGACCCTCGACGAGTGTCTGCGCTCGGTGGCGGTGCTGGACTACCCCGACTACGAGGTGATCGTCGTCAACGACGGCTCGACCGACGCGACCGGAGAGATCGCCCGCCGGCACCCGGGCGTCGCGGTCGTCGACGTGCCGCACGGCGGATTGAGCGCGGCGCGAAACGCGGCGCTGGTTCGCGCGAGCGGGTCCGTCGTCGCCTATACCGACGCGGACGTTCGTGTCGATCCGGCCTGGCTGATCTACCTCGTGCAGCCGTTCCTGCGCTCCGACGTGGTGGGCGCCGGTGGTCCCAACGTGGTTCCGCAGGACGACCCGTGGATGGCGCAGTGCGTCGCCCGGTCACCCGGCGCGCCGACCCACGTGCTGCTCGACGACCGCGCGGCGGAGCACGTGCCGGGCTGCAACATGGCCTACCGCCGCGATGCGCTGCTGGCAATCGGCGGGTTCGATCCCGCCTATCATGCCGCGGGGGACGACGTCGACGTCTGCTGGCGATTGCAGGCGCGCGGCCAGCAGATCGGGTTCGCTCCGTCGGCGCTCGTCTGGCACCGGCATCGCTCCACGATGCGGGGCTACTGGCGGCAGCAGGTGGGCTACGGCGAAGCCGAGACCCAACTGATGGACAACCACCCGGAACGCTTCCTGAACGGTCACGCGGTCTGGAAGGGGCGCATCTACAGCTCGCTGCCCTTCGTCCGCGCCATCTCCCGCGTCCGCGTCAACGCCGGAGTATGGGGCACGGCGGCGTTCCCGTCGGTATACAGCGCCCACATCCCGTCGATGACCTACGCGCCGCACCTTATGGAGTGGCAGATCGCATCGGTTCTGCTCGCGGGCGCAGCCGTCGCGAGCGCCTGGCTCGGCCAGCCGGCGCTTGCCGTCGTGGCGGGCCTGGCCGCGTTCACGGGTCTGGCCGCCACGCTTCTGAAGTGCGTGGGCTACGGCCGGCGCACGGACGTCCGCGGTCTGCCCGCCATCGGGCCGCTCGGTCGTCCGGGGAGCCGCATCCTCTACCGGGCGACGATCGCGTGGCTGCACCTGCTGCAACCGATCGCGCGCGGCTGGGGCCGCCTGCGCGGCAAGCTCTGGCCGCCGGACGTCGGTACCCGCCGCGCCGCGGCCGCCACCCGCAGCCGCGCCGCCGGCGAGCGGATCGAGATCGGCAGGGTGATCCGACTGCTGTGCCGCGGGCAGGACAGGATGGCGCTCTGGAGCGAGCGCTGGGTCGATCGGGCCGACCTGCTGACGCGCATCACGCGCGGTCTGCAGACCCGGGCCGTCGGGCGTGCGATCGACGCCCACGACACGTGGCAGCAGGAGCGCGACCTGGCGGTCGCGACGGGCCGCTGGGGCTGGCTCGACCTGCGGACGCTGCTGGAAGAGCACGAGGAGGGGCGCTGCCTGTTCCGCGTCAGCGCGCGCCACCGGCTGGCTCCCTTCGGGGCCATGGTGGGGATGCTGACCGGTGCGGGGCTGGCGGGGAGCCTGCTGCTCGACATCGGCTCCGCCGCGATGCTGTTCCTCGGCAGCGGCGTGGCCGCTGCCGCCGCCATGTCCCGGCGGATCGCACAGGTCGACGCCGGGGTCCGCGCGGTGGTCGAGGAGGTGGCCGGCCGGCAGGGCATGCTGGTGATGCGCGGGAAGGACCTGGAGGCCAGGACCCCGGCCGCGGGAGCCGAATCCGCCCGGCCGTTCATACGGCGTCCGCCGCTGGTCGGCGGTTCGGAACCGATCGCGGCGGGGGAAGCCGAGCGCGCCGACGTCCTCGACCTGCAGCCGTCCGGGGAACGCTGA